The sequence TAAGttcaaatttaaattaaaaaaaaaaaaaaagaagtaaagcttcttctcttttcaaaGAGGCATGGCTCACCGAACAACAGAATTTTCAAGTACTTCACTCGTCCATCGGAGTAGGTCCACTAGATTGATTTGCGCTGAATCTCTATCTTCCCCACGCCTCATCCATCGTATGAAATCTTTGAGATTGATTATAAAATCTCTATCTTCTCCTTGCACGTTCATGATATTTATTAGAACTGAATCTTCACATTCCCCTTGCATGTTAGCCCCACCCCGCCTGTTTTCGACTCGTCCCGCAACATATTCAAGCACCACACTCATCGCTTGTATGACTTCCGAGGTGACAGGGATATCATCTGATTCTATATTCTCTTCTTGGGTGTCTTCATGGAGTCGCCCTGCCGGGCCCCACCTGGGATTCTCACCCATCTCCACCTCAAAAGACTCATCTGATCTCGGTTGCACCGCTAACCCTAACTCCTCATAGGCTCGCTTGCTGTTCCCACTGCGGCTGTAGATCTGTGTAAGATCCATCTCCGTCAGATCTCTTCTACACACCGGGCATGTGTGTCTTTCCTTCGACTGGACTATGGTGGATTGTATCCATTGGTTGAGACAA is a genomic window of Magnolia sinica isolate HGM2019 chromosome 15, MsV1, whole genome shotgun sequence containing:
- the LOC131226982 gene encoding E3 ubiquitin-protein ligase RMA1-like; translation: MSCSDCNICLETASDPIRTSCGHLYCWPCLNQWIQSTIVQSKERHTCPVCRRDLTEMDLTQIYSRSGNSKRAYEELGLAVQPRSDESFEVEMGENPRWGPAGRLHEDTQEENIESDDIPVTSEVIQAMSVVLEYVAGRVENRRGGANMQGECEDSVLINIMNVQGEDRDFIINLKDFIRWMRRGEDRDSAQINLVDLLRWTSEVLENSVVR